One part of the Drosophila teissieri strain GT53w chromosome 3R, Prin_Dtei_1.1, whole genome shotgun sequence genome encodes these proteins:
- the LOC122619352 gene encoding periostin isoform X6, with protein sequence MLRLWACLLLLGSIQIQAVPFYGDSSSDEVAEFDDSSGSSHESSDKSSFMPHLTHPLPAHRNLFAPLPFAPLAPLEPHDPLHAQASQRMASVWNGPAPLAPQLHSSHLLPLFSSGFDTEFVPLEHQQQHQQQPQGRQETAATVPAQTPSGVEQKPFNVDTITTDVNAPNPAIFFQQSFPFFGNEFFNSFGGFGFGAAQEPWWKGPNVCTEKEEDETVATETEAEETVDTFGQERDGVTNVVRSPLFGQFQFSVNSCAEKPNKHVCTKIVNQNGKKKTLTMTRQCCYGYGRPRNADFTTPCEKIDIKDVEATASDMGAKQFLESARTAGELADMLGAGSGKKVTLFVPNDAAFTEYRGHHQQENNVEDAKAEASKPSIYKLHAVLGEVQLEDVPNEKLLQTELPDQKIRINSYQLPAALGLEPYRFAANCVPIEKHDKLSEQALVHTLGGVLKPLTKNLMDIIRERADMSIMRTVLEKTNLSAMLEDDKPVTIFVPTDAAFDKLEPHLRRALKEGRGCASNILKNHLLDLTFCSLATVPGAKTTAYNLLGEPLLLNRTQRAANQTGPNPISINNLAKIIDADIMGTNGVLHVIDTILPTESALPMTSLMSQKNLTIFQRLLEASGYDDQFDDLDNVTIFAPTDKALQNTEWARMLKEQPELLNHNLDLLEFLNYHVVKPMIKTCDLSEKSLPTVAGSPVRLNLYSTHALFSDVMNRATVNCARLVHFDDESCGSVLHQVDRALAPPKNNMLKLLEANPNYSKFLELVRKANLTQLLSNDSRSLTLLVPKNDVFEELNESGEGSKPTDPLALVKTHIVEDVVCCAGIIPTNWPFVRSIESISGQHLRITRDRRPKIENAGVTKCDVVATNGILHEINDIIVPRPQRQQQRPQLIPPGAGYQPQGDFDVFF encoded by the exons ATGCTACGGCTGTGGGCCTGCCTGCTCCTCCTGGGATCAATCCAGATCCAGGCGGTTCCATTCTACGGCGA TTCAAGTTCTGATGAGGTTGCCGAATTCGATGACTCTTCGGGTTCCTCACACGAGTCCTCGGATAAGTCCAG CTTTATGCCACACTTAACCCACCCATTGCCGGCGCATCGCAACCTGTTCGCGCCCCTGCCCTTCGCACCACTCGCACCGCTCGAGCCCCACGATCCACTGCATGCCCAGGCCTCGCAGCGGATGGCGAGCGTCTGGAACGGACCCGCCCCGCTGGCCCCGCAGCTCCACTCATCTCACCTGTTGCCCCTATTCAGCAGCGGATTCGACACCGAGTTCGTGCCCCtggagcaccagcagcagcaccagcagcagccgcagggTCGCCAGGAGACGGCGGCCACCGTTCCCGCTCAAACTCCCAGCGGTGTGGAGCAGAAGCCATTCA ATGTGGACACCATCACCACGGATGTGAATGCACCAAATCCGGCCATCTTCTTCCAGCAGTCGTTCCCCTTCTTTGGCAATGAGTTCTTCAACTCGTTCGGAGGCTTCGGCTTTGGAGCTGCCCAGGAGCCCTGGTGGAAGGG CCCCAATGTGTGCACCGAAAAGGAGGAAGACGAGACCGTGGCCACCGAAACGGAGGCTGAAGAAACCGTGGACACCTTTGGCCAGGAACGTGATGGCGTTACCAACGTGGTGCGATCCCCACTCTTTGGCCAGTTCCAATTCAGCGTGAACTCCTGCGCGGAGAAGCCCAACAAGCACGTCTGCACCAAGAT CGTGAATCAAAATGGCAAGAAGAAAACGCTGACGATGACCCGCCAGTGCTGCTATGGCTATGGACGCCCCAGAAACGCCGACTTCACGACGCCCTGCGAGAAGATCGACATCAAGGACGTGGAGGCCACGGCCAGTGACATGGGTGCCAAGCAGTTCCTGGAGAGCGCTCGCACTGCCGGCGAGCTGGCCGATATGCTCGGCGCAGGCAGTGGCAAGAAGGTGACCCTCTTCGTGCCCAACGACGCCGCCTTCACGGAGTACCGTGGTCACCATCAGCAGGAGAAT AATGTTGAGGATGCCAAGGCCGAGGCTTCCAAGCCATCCATCTACAAGCTGCACGCTGTGCTCGGCGAGGTTCAGCTGGAGGACGTGCCCAATGAGAAGCTTCTGCAGACGGAGCTGCCTGACCAGAAGATCCGCATCAACAGCTACCAGCTGCCTGCGGCCTTGGGCTTGGAACCCTACCGCTTTGCCGCCAACTGTGTGCCCATCGAGAAGCACGACAAGCTCTCGGAGCAGGCCCTGGTCCACACTCTGGGTGGAGTACTGAAGCCGCTGACCAAGAACCTAATGGACATCATCAGGGAGCGTGCGGATATGTCCATCATGCGCACTGTTCTGGAGAAGACCAACCTGAGCGCCATGCTGGAGGATGACAAGCCGGTGACCATCTTTGTGCCCACCGACGCCGCCTTCGACAAGCTGGAACCTCATCTGCGCCGTGCCCTCAAGGAGGGTCGTGGTTGTGCCTCTA ACATCCTGAAGAACCACTTGCTGGACCTCACCTTCTGCTCGCTGGCCACTGTTCCCGGCGCCAAGACGACCGCCTACAATCTGCTGGGAGAACCCCTGCTCCTCAACCGCACCCAACGCGCTGCGAATCAGACTGGGCCGAATCCCATCTCCATCAATAACTTGGCAAAAATCATTGACGCTGATATCATGGGCACCAATGGAGTCCTGCACGTGATCGACACCATCCTGCCCACCGAGTCGGCTCTGCCCATGACCTCGCTGATGTCGCAAAAGAACCTGACCATCTTCCAGCGATTGCTGGAGGCCTCTGGCTACGATGATCAGTTCGACGATCTGGACAACGTGACCATCTTTGCGCCAACTGACAAGGCTCTGCAGAACACGGAATGGGCTCGCATGCTCAAGGAACAGCCGGAGCTGCTGAATCACAACTTGGATCTGCTGGAGTTCCTTAACTACCATGTGGTCAAGCCCATGATCAAGACTTGTGACCTGTCGGAGAAATCCCTGCCCACGGTTGCTGGGTCCCCTGTGCGTCTGAATCTCTACTCCACACATGCCCTCTTCTCGGACGTGATGAACCGGGCAACGGTCAACTGCGCCCGCCTGGTGCACTTCGATGACGAGAGCTGCGGATCCGTCCTCCACCAGGTGGATCGTGCCTTGGCGCCACCCAAGAAT AACATGCTTAAGCTGCTGGAGGCTAATCCCAACTACAGCAAGTTCCTGGAGCTGGTTCGCAAGGCTAATCTCACCCAGCTGCTGTCCAACGACTCGAGGAGTCTCACCCTGCTGGTGCCCAAGAACGATGTCTTCGAGGAGCTGAACGAGTCCGGCGAGGGCTCGAAGCCCACCGATCCCCTGGCCTTGGTCAAGACCCATATCGTTGAGGATGTTGTCTGCTGTGCCGGCATCATCCCAACCAACTGGCCATTTGTCCGCTCCATTGAGTCCATCTCTGGCCAGCATCTGCGCATCACCCGCGATCGCCGTCCCAAGATCGAGAACGCCGGCGTCACCAAGTGCGACGTGGTGGCCACCAATGGCATTCTCCACGAGATCAACGACATCAtcgtgccacgcccacagcgccagcagcagcgaccCCAGCTGATCCCGCCCGGAGCTGGCTATCAGCCCCAGGGCGACTTCGATGTCTTCTTCTGA
- the LOC122619352 gene encoding periostin isoform X5, which produces MLRLWACLLLLGSIQIQAVPFYGDGFDTEFVPLEHQQQHQQQPQGRQETAATVPAQTPSGVEQKPFNVDTITTDVNAPNPAIFFQQSFPFFGNEFFNSFGGFGFGAAQEPWWKGPNVCTEKEEDETVATETEAEETVDTFGQERDGVTNVVRSPLFGQFQFSVNSCAEKPNKHVCTKIVNQNGKKKTLTMTRQCCYGYGRPRNADFTTPCEKIDIKDVEATASDMGAKQFLESARTAGELADMLGAGSGKKVTLFVPNDAAFTEYRGHHQQENNVEDAKAEASKPSIYKLHAVLGEVQLEDVPNEKLLQTELPDQKIRINSYQLPAALGLEPYRFAANCVPIEKHDKLSEQALVHTLGGVLKPLTKNLMDIIRERADMSIMRTVLEKTNLSAMLEDDKPVTIFVPTDAAFDKLEPHLRRALKEGRGCASNILKNHLLDLTFCSLATVPGAKTTAYNLLGEPLLLNRTQRAANQTGPNPISINNLAKIIDADIMGTNGVLHVIDTILPTESALPMTSLMSQKNLTIFQRLLEASGYDDQFDDLDNVTIFAPTDKALQNTEWARMLKEQPELLNHNLDLLEFLNYHVVKPMIKTCDLSEKSLPTVAGSPVRLNLYSTHALFSDVMNRATVNCARLVHFDDESCGSVLHQVDRALAPPKNNMLKLLEANPNYSKFLELVRKANLTQLLSNDSRSLTLLVPKNDVFEELNESGEGSKPTDPLALVKTHIVEDVVCCAGIIPTNWPFVRSIESISGQHLRITRDRRPKIENAGVTKCDVVATNGILHEINDIIVPRPQRQQQRPQLIPPGAGYQPQGDFDVFF; this is translated from the exons ATGCTACGGCTGTGGGCCTGCCTGCTCCTCCTGGGATCAATCCAGATCCAGGCGGTTCCATTCTACGGCGA CGGATTCGACACCGAGTTCGTGCCCCtggagcaccagcagcagcaccagcagcagccgcagggTCGCCAGGAGACGGCGGCCACCGTTCCCGCTCAAACTCCCAGCGGTGTGGAGCAGAAGCCATTCA ATGTGGACACCATCACCACGGATGTGAATGCACCAAATCCGGCCATCTTCTTCCAGCAGTCGTTCCCCTTCTTTGGCAATGAGTTCTTCAACTCGTTCGGAGGCTTCGGCTTTGGAGCTGCCCAGGAGCCCTGGTGGAAGGG CCCCAATGTGTGCACCGAAAAGGAGGAAGACGAGACCGTGGCCACCGAAACGGAGGCTGAAGAAACCGTGGACACCTTTGGCCAGGAACGTGATGGCGTTACCAACGTGGTGCGATCCCCACTCTTTGGCCAGTTCCAATTCAGCGTGAACTCCTGCGCGGAGAAGCCCAACAAGCACGTCTGCACCAAGAT CGTGAATCAAAATGGCAAGAAGAAAACGCTGACGATGACCCGCCAGTGCTGCTATGGCTATGGACGCCCCAGAAACGCCGACTTCACGACGCCCTGCGAGAAGATCGACATCAAGGACGTGGAGGCCACGGCCAGTGACATGGGTGCCAAGCAGTTCCTGGAGAGCGCTCGCACTGCCGGCGAGCTGGCCGATATGCTCGGCGCAGGCAGTGGCAAGAAGGTGACCCTCTTCGTGCCCAACGACGCCGCCTTCACGGAGTACCGTGGTCACCATCAGCAGGAGAAT AATGTTGAGGATGCCAAGGCCGAGGCTTCCAAGCCATCCATCTACAAGCTGCACGCTGTGCTCGGCGAGGTTCAGCTGGAGGACGTGCCCAATGAGAAGCTTCTGCAGACGGAGCTGCCTGACCAGAAGATCCGCATCAACAGCTACCAGCTGCCTGCGGCCTTGGGCTTGGAACCCTACCGCTTTGCCGCCAACTGTGTGCCCATCGAGAAGCACGACAAGCTCTCGGAGCAGGCCCTGGTCCACACTCTGGGTGGAGTACTGAAGCCGCTGACCAAGAACCTAATGGACATCATCAGGGAGCGTGCGGATATGTCCATCATGCGCACTGTTCTGGAGAAGACCAACCTGAGCGCCATGCTGGAGGATGACAAGCCGGTGACCATCTTTGTGCCCACCGACGCCGCCTTCGACAAGCTGGAACCTCATCTGCGCCGTGCCCTCAAGGAGGGTCGTGGTTGTGCCTCTA ACATCCTGAAGAACCACTTGCTGGACCTCACCTTCTGCTCGCTGGCCACTGTTCCCGGCGCCAAGACGACCGCCTACAATCTGCTGGGAGAACCCCTGCTCCTCAACCGCACCCAACGCGCTGCGAATCAGACTGGGCCGAATCCCATCTCCATCAATAACTTGGCAAAAATCATTGACGCTGATATCATGGGCACCAATGGAGTCCTGCACGTGATCGACACCATCCTGCCCACCGAGTCGGCTCTGCCCATGACCTCGCTGATGTCGCAAAAGAACCTGACCATCTTCCAGCGATTGCTGGAGGCCTCTGGCTACGATGATCAGTTCGACGATCTGGACAACGTGACCATCTTTGCGCCAACTGACAAGGCTCTGCAGAACACGGAATGGGCTCGCATGCTCAAGGAACAGCCGGAGCTGCTGAATCACAACTTGGATCTGCTGGAGTTCCTTAACTACCATGTGGTCAAGCCCATGATCAAGACTTGTGACCTGTCGGAGAAATCCCTGCCCACGGTTGCTGGGTCCCCTGTGCGTCTGAATCTCTACTCCACACATGCCCTCTTCTCGGACGTGATGAACCGGGCAACGGTCAACTGCGCCCGCCTGGTGCACTTCGATGACGAGAGCTGCGGATCCGTCCTCCACCAGGTGGATCGTGCCTTGGCGCCACCCAAGAAT AACATGCTTAAGCTGCTGGAGGCTAATCCCAACTACAGCAAGTTCCTGGAGCTGGTTCGCAAGGCTAATCTCACCCAGCTGCTGTCCAACGACTCGAGGAGTCTCACCCTGCTGGTGCCCAAGAACGATGTCTTCGAGGAGCTGAACGAGTCCGGCGAGGGCTCGAAGCCCACCGATCCCCTGGCCTTGGTCAAGACCCATATCGTTGAGGATGTTGTCTGCTGTGCCGGCATCATCCCAACCAACTGGCCATTTGTCCGCTCCATTGAGTCCATCTCTGGCCAGCATCTGCGCATCACCCGCGATCGCCGTCCCAAGATCGAGAACGCCGGCGTCACCAAGTGCGACGTGGTGGCCACCAATGGCATTCTCCACGAGATCAACGACATCAtcgtgccacgcccacagcgccagcagcagcgaccCCAGCTGATCCCGCCCGGAGCTGGCTATCAGCCCCAGGGCGACTTCGATGTCTTCTTCTGA